A single genomic interval of Caballeronia sp. NK8 harbors:
- a CDS encoding cold-shock protein translates to MATGTVKWFNDAKGFGFITPDDGGEDLFAHFSEIQSKGFKSLQENQKVSFEVKQGPKGKQASTIQPL, encoded by the coding sequence ATGGCAACAGGTACTGTGAAGTGGTTCAACGATGCAAAGGGTTTTGGTTTCATCACGCCGGACGACGGCGGTGAGGACCTGTTTGCACATTTCTCCGAAATCCAGTCCAAGGGTTTCAAGTCGCTCCAGGAGAATCAGAAGGTGAGCTTCGAAGTCAAGCAAGGCCCGAAGGGCAAGCAAGCTTCGACGATCCAGCCGCTGTAA
- a CDS encoding LysR substrate-binding domain-containing protein, with the protein MRFDLTDMRLFLTVVERGSITAGAQAMHLALASASERIAGMEAALGAPLLERNRRGVQATAAGDAFVRHARAILGQVEQMRGELRSFATGLKGRIRMMSNTAALAAFLPPRLTEFLATHPDLSIDLDERPSVEIVQAIAEGRAELGIVSVTADLGLLQTHLLAQDQLVVVANGVHRLARERAVAFAEIVGEAFVGLSDAALEMHLAERASRLGRQMSYRIRMRSIDNIGMLVEAGIGLAILSEASARMLERPALSIVPLSEPWATRRLHLCARDFDALTPHARLLAQTLMTGTSPS; encoded by the coding sequence ATGCGTTTCGATCTGACCGACATGCGGCTTTTCCTGACCGTCGTTGAGCGCGGCAGCATCACGGCCGGCGCGCAGGCCATGCATCTCGCGCTGGCCTCGGCGAGCGAGCGCATCGCGGGCATGGAAGCCGCGCTCGGCGCGCCGTTGCTGGAGCGCAACCGGCGCGGCGTGCAGGCGACCGCCGCGGGCGACGCCTTCGTGCGCCACGCGCGCGCGATCCTCGGCCAGGTCGAGCAGATGCGCGGCGAATTGCGATCGTTCGCGACCGGACTCAAAGGCCGCATCCGGATGATGTCGAACACGGCGGCGCTGGCCGCCTTCCTGCCGCCGCGGCTCACGGAATTTCTCGCGACCCATCCGGATCTTTCGATCGATCTCGACGAGCGCCCGAGCGTCGAGATCGTGCAGGCGATCGCCGAAGGCCGCGCGGAACTCGGCATCGTTTCGGTTACGGCGGACCTGGGGCTGCTTCAGACCCATCTGCTCGCGCAGGATCAGCTGGTGGTCGTGGCGAACGGCGTGCATCGCCTGGCGAGGGAACGCGCGGTGGCGTTTGCCGAAATCGTCGGCGAGGCGTTCGTCGGGTTATCGGACGCCGCGCTCGAAATGCATCTGGCCGAACGCGCGTCGCGGCTCGGCAGGCAGATGAGCTACCGCATCCGTATGCGCAGCATCGACAACATCGGCATGCTCGTCGAGGCGGGCATCGGACTCGCGATCTTGTCGGAGGCGTCGGCGCGCATGCTGGAGCGCCCCGCGCTCTCGATCGTGCCGCTCTCGGAACCGTGGGCGACACGCCGCCTGCACCTGTGCGCCCGCGACTTCGACGCCCTCACTCCGCACGCCCGCCTGCTCGCGCAGACTTTGATGACAGGCACTAGTCCGAGCTAG
- a CDS encoding sugar ABC transporter ATP-binding protein yields MATVTAPLIEAAGLSISFNGSPALSGVDFDVASGEIHALVGENGAGKSSLMKILGGLYAPDAGSIRVRGETTRMMSVNDATRAGVAIIHQELNLVDTLSAVDNIFLGKELRTRMGFPDRRAMHDAAAKVLAQLGFRAPPNTLVGTLRVGEKQLVEIAKALLADARVLIMDEPTSALSDTETQALLTLTRDLRERGMGIVLISHRLGEVFAVADRVTVLRDGRRIATLQMRQVESSSALVSMMIGKDFTPPERTEAEAPQARPLAVDVRGLTLWGPARAVVSDVSFAVQQGEVFGISGLLGAGKTEILEALFGVSRYRREGEIRVAGHTHSIDSPDRAAAAGLAFVTEDRKKDGLVLDQSLEANLVLPSLSRAPGFPFYRRGRMQAWAASQARASNVKHRTLAQDASTLSGGNQQKLIIGKWLMTKPRILLLDEPTRGVDVAAKAEIYRQILAAAREGVTVIVASSEIDELMLLADRILVMCEGHARGVLTREQFSGDVLIRMASP; encoded by the coding sequence ATGGCAACCGTCACCGCGCCGCTCATCGAAGCCGCGGGCCTGTCGATTTCGTTCAACGGCAGCCCCGCGCTGTCCGGCGTCGACTTCGATGTCGCATCGGGCGAGATTCATGCGCTCGTCGGCGAGAACGGCGCGGGCAAGTCGAGCCTGATGAAGATACTGGGCGGCCTCTACGCGCCCGATGCCGGCAGCATCCGCGTGCGTGGCGAGACGACGCGCATGATGAGCGTGAACGACGCGACGCGCGCGGGTGTCGCGATCATTCATCAGGAGCTCAATCTCGTCGATACGCTGTCCGCCGTCGACAACATCTTTCTCGGCAAGGAACTGCGCACGCGCATGGGCTTTCCCGATCGCCGCGCTATGCACGACGCGGCCGCGAAAGTGCTCGCGCAACTCGGTTTTCGCGCGCCGCCGAATACGCTCGTCGGCACCTTGCGTGTCGGCGAGAAGCAACTGGTCGAGATCGCGAAGGCGCTGCTCGCCGATGCGCGCGTGCTCATCATGGACGAACCGACGTCCGCGCTCTCCGACACCGAAACGCAGGCGCTGCTTACGCTCACACGCGATCTGCGCGAGCGCGGCATGGGTATCGTGCTCATCAGTCACCGGCTCGGCGAAGTATTCGCGGTCGCGGACCGCGTGACCGTGTTGCGCGACGGAAGACGCATCGCGACCTTGCAGATGCGGCAGGTCGAATCGTCATCGGCGCTCGTCTCGATGATGATCGGCAAGGACTTCACGCCCCCCGAGCGCACCGAAGCCGAGGCGCCGCAGGCGCGCCCGCTCGCCGTGGACGTGCGCGGCCTCACGTTATGGGGACCGGCGCGCGCGGTCGTATCGGATGTGTCGTTCGCGGTGCAGCAAGGCGAAGTGTTCGGCATCTCGGGGCTGCTCGGCGCGGGCAAGACGGAGATACTCGAGGCGTTGTTCGGCGTGTCGCGGTATCGGCGCGAAGGCGAGATACGCGTGGCGGGTCACACGCATTCGATCGATTCACCGGATCGCGCGGCCGCGGCCGGCCTTGCTTTCGTGACCGAAGACCGCAAGAAAGACGGGCTCGTGCTCGATCAGTCGCTGGAAGCGAACCTCGTTCTGCCGTCGCTCTCGCGCGCGCCGGGATTCCCGTTCTATCGGCGCGGCCGCATGCAGGCATGGGCCGCATCGCAGGCGCGGGCATCGAACGTCAAGCATCGCACGCTCGCGCAGGATGCGAGCACCTTGTCGGGCGGTAATCAGCAGAAACTCATCATCGGCAAATGGCTGATGACGAAGCCGCGCATTCTTCTGCTCGATGAACCCACGCGCGGCGTCGATGTCGCTGCGAAGGCCGAGATCTATCGGCAGATACTCGCGGCCGCGCGCGAAGGCGTGACGGTGATCGTCGCGAGTTCGGAAATCGATGAGCTGATGCTTCTGGCCGATCGCATCCTCGTGATGTGCGAAGGACACGCGCGCGGCGTACTGACGCGCGAGCAATTCTCGGGCGACGTGCTCATCAGGATGGCCTCGCCCTGA
- a CDS encoding alpha/beta fold hydrolase has protein sequence MTMPNDQHADAPVIALHCSGAGANQWRQLGETLDALGCARTRYTLIAPEHYGCDSVGPWSGERAFTLADEAARTVEIIDRQRGKVHLVGHSYGGGVALRAALERPHGVASITLYEPSAFHLLKGMGARGAAEFAEILAIAARTAEGVVTGDLRGAASSFVDYWSGRGAWSALRPSIQAMLTRWVPKAPLDFRALIHEPTPASAYAALRIPTLVMRGEHAPAPTRLIAETLPGLMPAAKLIVVSDAGHMGPLTHAPAVNAAIARHIAQCDARADNLAE, from the coding sequence ATGACAATGCCGAACGACCAACACGCCGACGCGCCCGTCATCGCGCTGCACTGCTCCGGCGCGGGCGCGAATCAATGGCGCCAGCTCGGCGAAACGCTCGATGCACTCGGCTGCGCCAGAACGCGCTACACGCTCATCGCGCCGGAGCATTACGGCTGCGATAGCGTGGGCCCGTGGAGCGGCGAGCGCGCTTTCACGCTCGCGGACGAAGCGGCGCGCACGGTCGAGATCATCGATCGCCAGCGCGGCAAGGTGCATCTCGTCGGGCATTCGTACGGCGGCGGCGTCGCGTTGCGCGCCGCGCTGGAAAGGCCCCACGGCGTCGCGAGCATCACGCTCTACGAACCGTCGGCGTTTCATTTGCTGAAGGGCATGGGCGCGCGTGGCGCGGCGGAATTCGCGGAGATTCTCGCGATCGCGGCGCGCACGGCGGAAGGCGTCGTCACGGGCGATCTGCGTGGCGCGGCAAGCTCGTTCGTCGATTACTGGAGCGGACGGGGCGCGTGGTCGGCGTTGCGGCCTTCCATTCAGGCCATGCTCACACGCTGGGTGCCGAAAGCGCCGCTCGATTTTCGCGCGCTGATTCACGAGCCCACACCGGCGAGCGCGTATGCCGCCTTGCGCATTCCCACGCTCGTGATGCGCGGCGAGCATGCGCCCGCGCCGACGCGCCTGATCGCCGAGACGCTGCCCGGTCTGATGCCGGCGGCGAAGCTGATCGTCGTGTCCGATGCGGGCCACATGGGGCCGCTCACGCACGCGCCGGCGGTGAATGCGGCGATCGCGCGTCATATCGCCCAGTGCGATGCGCGCGCCGATAACCTAGCCGAGTAA
- a CDS encoding sulfite exporter TauE/SafE family protein — MQPFILVIGAGFLAGAMNALAGGGSFVSLPAMIAAGLPPVQANASSTVALFPGGVVSAWAYRDGLGPVGSVSMRKMLVMTLIGGFVGAALLLSTSSKTFSFVLPWLLLCASLTLAFGRKLGEALRRRWHIGAAAVLSIQFALGVYGGYFGGAVGIMMMAVWGLLDSRDLKSLNAPRTLLVSAANSVAVVTFAVAQAVRWPETIAMLLAAIVGGYSGAQLGRRAPPHWIRAGTLLVSACITIAFFVKTYGPMLSNR, encoded by the coding sequence ATGCAACCCTTTATTCTCGTCATTGGCGCGGGTTTTCTTGCGGGCGCGATGAATGCGCTCGCGGGCGGCGGCTCGTTCGTGAGCCTGCCCGCGATGATCGCCGCCGGCTTGCCACCGGTTCAGGCGAACGCATCCAGTACCGTCGCACTGTTTCCGGGCGGCGTGGTGAGCGCGTGGGCGTATCGCGACGGGCTCGGCCCCGTCGGTTCGGTATCGATGCGCAAGATGCTCGTCATGACGCTCATCGGCGGTTTCGTCGGCGCGGCGCTCTTGCTGTCGACGTCGTCGAAGACCTTCTCCTTCGTGCTGCCGTGGCTCTTGCTGTGCGCGAGCCTGACGCTTGCGTTCGGCCGCAAGCTCGGCGAGGCGTTGCGGCGGCGCTGGCATATCGGCGCGGCGGCGGTGCTGTCGATCCAGTTCGCGCTCGGCGTATATGGCGGCTACTTCGGCGGGGCGGTCGGCATCATGATGATGGCGGTGTGGGGCCTGCTCGATTCGCGCGACCTGAAGAGCCTGAACGCGCCGCGCACGCTGCTCGTGAGCGCGGCCAACTCGGTCGCGGTGGTGACTTTCGCGGTGGCGCAGGCGGTGCGCTGGCCGGAGACCATCGCGATGCTGCTCGCGGCGATCGTGGGCGGCTATAGCGGCGCGCAACTCGGCCGGCGCGCGCCGCCGCACTGGATTCGCGCGGGCACTCTGCTCGTCAGTGCCTGCATCACCATCGCGTTCTTTGTGAAGACCTACGGGCCGATGTTGTCGAACCGGTGA
- the ppk2 gene encoding polyphosphate kinase 2, with translation MSPDKPQALPACIEEEETGCAVEAAHGLLTNSVDDILQRLGSQEREETESLVDTVRTLIGGMSPDEISTLRAHLFDGDTVLRTANGSTDPDDELSPSWREGGYPYRHLMSRRAYEKQKYRLQVELLKLQAWVRDTGQRVVILFEVRDAAGKGGAIKRFMEHLNPRGARVVALEKPSERERGQWYFQRYVEHLPTAGEIVLFDRSWYNRAGVERVMGFCTPREYDEFVQQVPAFERHLWQSGTHVIKLWFSVSRAEQRRRFREREIHPLKQWKLSPVDLASLDKWDAYTEAKETMFAHTDSADTPWTVVRSDCKKRARLNAMRYVLHRLPYANRDLKAIGAVDPFIVGRPF, from the coding sequence ATCTCGCCAGACAAGCCTCAAGCGCTGCCGGCCTGCATCGAAGAGGAGGAAACGGGCTGCGCGGTCGAAGCGGCGCATGGCCTGCTGACGAACAGCGTCGACGACATACTCCAGCGGCTCGGATCACAGGAGCGCGAAGAGACGGAATCGCTCGTCGATACCGTGAGAACCCTGATCGGCGGTATGTCGCCAGATGAGATATCCACGTTACGCGCCCATCTTTTCGATGGCGACACCGTGCTGCGAACGGCCAACGGCTCGACCGATCCCGACGACGAACTGTCGCCGTCGTGGCGCGAAGGCGGCTATCCGTACCGGCATCTGATGTCGCGGCGTGCGTACGAGAAACAGAAGTATCGCCTGCAGGTTGAGTTGCTGAAGTTGCAGGCGTGGGTGCGCGACACGGGTCAGCGCGTCGTGATCCTGTTCGAAGTACGCGACGCGGCGGGCAAGGGCGGCGCCATCAAACGTTTCATGGAACATCTGAACCCGCGCGGCGCGCGCGTGGTCGCACTGGAAAAGCCGTCCGAGCGCGAGCGGGGGCAATGGTATTTTCAGCGCTACGTGGAGCATTTGCCGACGGCCGGCGAGATCGTCCTTTTCGACCGCTCGTGGTACAACCGCGCCGGCGTGGAGCGCGTGATGGGTTTCTGCACGCCGCGCGAGTACGACGAATTCGTGCAACAGGTGCCCGCGTTCGAGCGCCATCTCTGGCAAAGCGGCACGCACGTCATCAAGCTGTGGTTTTCCGTGAGCCGCGCCGAGCAGCGGCGGCGTTTCAGGGAACGCGAGATCCATCCGCTCAAGCAGTGGAAGCTGAGCCCGGTCGATCTCGCATCGCTCGACAAGTGGGACGCCTACACGGAAGCCAAGGAAACGATGTTCGCGCACACCGATAGCGCCGACACGCCCTGGACCGTCGTGCGCTCCGATTGCAAGAAACGCGCGCGGCTCAACGCCATGCGCTACGTGCTGCACAGGTTGCCGTACGCGAATCGCGATCTCAAGGCGATCGGTGCGGTCGATCCTTTCATCGTCGGGCGGCCGTTCTAG
- a CDS encoding VC0807 family protein yields MKKIKPGLVLELAANLLLPWLAYRVALPYWGDVGALYASAAPPLVWSIVEFARSRRVDALSALVLFGIALSIVMLAMGGSPRILLVRESLAAGATGIVFLVSLFFERPLIFYLARATVTREQENGAERFEAYWSESAMLRASLRLMTFVWGVGLSLETLLRFWFAWTWPVERYLVVSPVVSYAIYGGLLAWTFWFRARLIERQGKSAPSRDGLLG; encoded by the coding sequence ATGAAAAAGATCAAGCCCGGTCTCGTGCTGGAACTCGCCGCCAATCTGCTGCTGCCGTGGCTGGCGTATCGCGTGGCGTTGCCGTATTGGGGCGATGTCGGCGCGCTCTATGCGTCGGCCGCGCCGCCGCTCGTGTGGAGCATCGTCGAGTTCGCGCGCTCGCGTCGTGTCGATGCGCTCTCCGCGCTCGTGCTGTTCGGCATCGCGCTGTCGATCGTGATGCTCGCGATGGGCGGCAGCCCGCGCATTCTGCTCGTGCGCGAATCGCTGGCAGCGGGCGCGACGGGCATCGTGTTCCTGGTCTCGCTGTTCTTCGAACGTCCGCTCATCTTCTATCTCGCGCGCGCCACCGTCACGCGCGAACAGGAAAACGGCGCCGAGCGCTTCGAGGCGTACTGGAGCGAAAGCGCGATGCTGCGCGCGTCGCTGCGGCTCATGACGTTCGTGTGGGGCGTGGGACTATCGCTCGAAACGCTATTGCGTTTCTGGTTCGCGTGGACCTGGCCGGTCGAGCGCTACCTCGTCGTATCGCCGGTCGTGAGCTACGCGATCTACGGCGGGCTGCTCGCGTGGACGTTCTGGTTTCGCGCACGGCTCATAGAACGTCAGGGCAAGAGCGCGCCGTCACGCGACGGGTTACTCGGCTAG
- a CDS encoding aldolase, with protein MAHTLSSVAQRAASDTVRLDAPEIAEARRELAACFQLAALHGFEEGVCNHFSAVVPGRDDLFFVNPYGYAFSEITASRLLVCDFEGNVIDGEGEPEATAFYIHARLHKLMPRVKAAFHTHMPNATALCLLDGPPLLWLGQTSLKFYGRTAVDEDYNGLALDDAEGDRIASAMGDADILFLKNHGVMVAGATIAEAWDDLYYLERAAEVQLRAMSANRPLKVVPHEIAQRTYEQMREGDAQSAKAHLASGMRQLRGRGIDFEG; from the coding sequence ATGGCACATACGCTTTCCAGCGTCGCGCAACGCGCGGCGTCCGACACCGTCCGGCTCGATGCGCCGGAGATCGCCGAGGCACGCCGGGAGCTTGCCGCCTGCTTTCAGCTCGCGGCGCTGCACGGCTTCGAAGAGGGCGTGTGCAATCACTTTTCGGCGGTGGTGCCGGGCCGCGACGATCTGTTCTTCGTGAACCCGTACGGCTATGCGTTCAGCGAGATCACGGCGTCGCGCCTTCTGGTCTGCGATTTCGAAGGCAATGTCATCGACGGCGAGGGTGAGCCGGAAGCGACCGCCTTCTATATTCACGCGCGTCTGCATAAGCTGATGCCGCGCGTGAAGGCGGCGTTCCACACGCATATGCCGAACGCGACTGCGCTGTGTCTGCTCGACGGGCCGCCGCTCTTGTGGCTCGGGCAGACGTCATTGAAATTTTATGGCCGCACCGCGGTCGACGAGGATTACAACGGCCTCGCGCTCGATGATGCCGAAGGCGACCGTATCGCCAGCGCGATGGGCGACGCCGATATCCTCTTCCTCAAGAATCACGGCGTGATGGTTGCGGGTGCGACTATCGCCGAGGCGTGGGACGATCTCTACTATCTCGAGCGCGCGGCTGAAGTGCAGTTGCGCGCGATGAGCGCAAACCGGCCGCTCAAGGTTGTGCCGCACGAGATTGCGCAGCGTACTTACGAGCAGATGCGTGAGGGGGATGCGCAGAGCGCGAAGGCGCATCTTGCGAGCGGGATGCGGCAGTTGCGGGGGAGGGGGATTGATTTTGAGGGGTGA
- a CDS encoding ABC transporter permease has protein sequence MLQAQDQLAESAATARQRHLSTFLTYLKYYLGLIVLLVVGAFTAPHAADGGNIFLSSANISDVFRQVANVGVISIGMTLVIITAGIDLSVGAIMGLGSVLTAMLLTTDGWNRATYASLVLDAIAVFAIVFAVLGVARGIMRARDAQTVRVADRSPVAMQAGIALIVAALACAYIALHGGHRMPLLAVMWIVPLAGLTLGALNGWIITRGRMQPFIVTLAAMVGVLGASRLIAGQDTAVYSIYSGTNATSDIEALRALLFNVVPVPALFFLVIAIVVGFVMNRTVFGKYLYAIGGNEKCAVVSGLDVARHKMAAYAISGLLSALVGVLYAAQYRQGKADAGMGWELDAIAAVVIGGTSLSGGVGRVSGTVAGVLIFGFLSNILLLNDIDSNTQLVLKGLIIVIAVFLQQADMGKRGWFRRFGARK, from the coding sequence ATGCTGCAAGCGCAGGACCAACTCGCCGAGTCCGCGGCCACCGCCCGTCAGCGACACCTGAGCACGTTCCTCACGTATCTGAAGTATTACCTCGGGCTCATCGTGCTGCTGGTGGTGGGCGCGTTCACGGCGCCGCACGCGGCCGACGGCGGCAACATCTTTCTGTCGAGCGCGAATATCTCCGACGTGTTCCGGCAAGTCGCGAACGTCGGCGTGATTTCAATCGGCATGACGCTCGTGATCATCACGGCGGGCATCGATCTGTCGGTGGGCGCGATCATGGGACTCGGCAGCGTGCTCACCGCGATGCTGCTCACCACCGATGGCTGGAACCGCGCAACCTACGCATCGCTCGTGCTCGACGCGATCGCCGTGTTCGCGATCGTGTTCGCCGTGCTCGGCGTCGCGCGCGGCATCATGCGTGCGCGCGATGCGCAGACCGTGCGCGTCGCGGATCGTTCGCCCGTTGCGATGCAGGCGGGCATCGCGCTGATCGTCGCGGCGCTGGCTTGCGCGTATATCGCGCTGCATGGCGGGCATCGCATGCCCCTGCTCGCCGTGATGTGGATCGTGCCGCTCGCGGGTTTAACGCTGGGCGCGCTCAACGGCTGGATCATCACGCGCGGACGCATGCAGCCTTTCATCGTCACGCTTGCCGCGATGGTGGGCGTGCTGGGCGCCTCGCGTCTGATCGCGGGCCAGGATACGGCCGTCTATTCGATCTATAGCGGCACCAATGCAACGAGCGATATCGAAGCGCTGCGCGCGCTGCTCTTCAATGTGGTGCCGGTGCCTGCGCTTTTCTTTCTGGTGATCGCGATCGTCGTGGGGTTCGTGATGAACCGCACCGTATTCGGCAAGTATCTTTATGCGATCGGTGGAAACGAGAAATGCGCGGTGGTGTCGGGACTCGATGTCGCGCGCCACAAGATGGCCGCTTATGCGATCTCGGGCTTGCTATCGGCGCTGGTCGGCGTGCTTTATGCGGCGCAGTATCGGCAAGGCAAGGCGGATGCCGGCATGGGCTGGGAGCTGGACGCGATCGCGGCTGTCGTGATCGGCGGTACGAGCCTTTCGGGTGGGGTCGGGCGCGTGTCGGGGACGGTTGCGGGTGTGTTGATATTTGGATTCCTTAGCAATATCTTGTTGCTCAATGATATCGATAGCAATACGCAGCTCGTTCTCAAAGGATTGATCATCGTGATCGCGGTGTTTCTGCAGCAGGCGGATATGGGGAAGCGTGGGTGGTTCAGGCGTTTTGGGGCGCGGAAGTAG
- a CDS encoding YdcH family protein, translating into MFPEYRDLISRLKTEDAHFSRLFERHNELDHQINNMETGVSPADSFAIESLKKEKLLLNDKMYAVLRKAQEAA; encoded by the coding sequence ATGTTTCCTGAATATCGCGATCTCATCTCGCGCCTGAAGACCGAGGATGCTCATTTCTCGCGTCTTTTCGAGCGTCACAACGAACTCGATCATCAGATCAACAACATGGAGACGGGCGTCAGTCCTGCTGATTCCTTCGCCATCGAATCGCTGAAGAAGGAAAAGCTGTTGTTGAACGACAAGATGTACGCCGTCTTGAGAAAGGCGCAGGAAGCCGCCTGA
- a CDS encoding DUF3563 family protein yields the protein MLGYLINFSRDIVLPFLVGRTEVLLDRAEHGRRDAYLASSVDIGELERRMRAVDIDE from the coding sequence ATGTTGGGATACCTGATCAATTTTTCGAGAGATATCGTGCTGCCGTTTCTGGTCGGCCGGACCGAAGTGCTGCTGGATCGCGCGGAACATGGCCGGCGCGATGCCTATCTCGCATCGTCCGTCGATATCGGCGAACTCGAGCGTCGTATGCGTGCCGTCGACATCGACGAGTGA